Proteins encoded in a region of the Acidobacteriota bacterium genome:
- a CDS encoding aspartate carbamoyltransferase catalytic subunit encodes MSAATRLRSRHLLGIADLDPDEIELILDTAVAMKEIGTRTIKKVPALRGRTVVNLFFEASTRTRLSFELAEKRLSADTMGITTAGSSVTKGETLADTARTLEAMSPDLIVIRHAASGSPHLLSTICKAGIVNAGDGTHEHPTQALLDALTMRERKGRLAGLKVAIVGDLLHSRVLRSNVLLLTRMGAEVRACGPATLIPLGLKALGVHVTTSIDEAVKDADVVMMLRVQHERMHGLFLPSLREYFNLFGLTPARLEHAASDVIVMHPGPMNRGVEIDSAVADGPWSVILDQVANGVAVRMAVLYLLAGEELT; translated from the coding sequence ATGAGCGCGGCCACACGCCTCCGAAGCCGACACCTGCTGGGCATTGCCGACCTGGATCCGGACGAGATCGAGCTGATTCTCGACACTGCAGTGGCGATGAAAGAAATCGGCACCCGCACGATCAAGAAAGTTCCGGCCCTCCGCGGGCGCACCGTGGTGAACCTGTTCTTCGAGGCCAGCACCCGCACACGGCTGTCCTTCGAACTCGCCGAAAAGCGACTGAGCGCCGACACGATGGGCATCACCACCGCCGGCTCGAGCGTCACCAAGGGCGAAACCCTCGCCGATACCGCTCGCACCCTCGAAGCCATGTCGCCCGACCTCATCGTCATTCGCCACGCGGCCTCTGGCTCACCGCATCTGCTGTCCACCATCTGCAAGGCGGGCATCGTGAACGCCGGCGACGGCACCCACGAACATCCCACCCAGGCCCTGCTCGATGCCTTGACGATGCGGGAGCGAAAGGGGCGGCTGGCCGGACTCAAGGTGGCCATCGTGGGCGACCTGCTGCACAGCCGCGTGTTGCGGTCCAACGTATTGCTGCTGACAAGGATGGGCGCCGAAGTGCGCGCGTGCGGGCCGGCGACGTTGATTCCGCTGGGACTCAAAGCGCTGGGCGTGCATGTCACCACCTCGATTGACGAAGCGGTGAAAGACGCCGACGTCGTGATGATGCTGCGGGTGCAGCACGAGCGGATGCACGGCCTCTTCCTGCCGTCGCTGCGCGAGTACTTCAACTTGTTCGGCTTGACGCCCGCGCGACTCGAACACGCGGCCTCCGATGTGATCGTCATGCATCCCGGACCAATGAACCGGGGCGTTGAAATTGATTCGGCTGTGGCGGATGGGCCGTGGTCGGTGATTCTGGATCAGGTGGCCAACGGCGTGGCCGTGCGCATGGCCGTGTTGTACCTGCTGGCGGGCGAGGAATTGACGTAA
- a CDS encoding class I SAM-dependent methyltransferase produces MHTIDPLDAMDAMLTATARAEDDHFWFRGLRRSARIMLDAALEGRRLGQIVDCGAGTGRNLDWLREYGPVVGIERSPTGLGVARAHGRLIVQATVAALPLPSTSVDLATSFDVLYCLPEADERAALAEMARVLRPGGLALVNVAALDMLHGAHSTLTRELRRYSRARLRSRLEDAGFTVDRMSFTNFSTFPATLAVRAFDRWSGRAAQASDAELRVPSPPINRTLDLALAAEAQVMRYMNLPVGTSLMCLAHKR; encoded by the coding sequence ATGCACACGATTGACCCCCTGGACGCCATGGACGCAATGCTCACCGCCACGGCGCGTGCCGAGGATGACCATTTCTGGTTCAGGGGCCTGCGTCGCTCGGCGCGCATCATGCTCGATGCCGCCCTGGAGGGCCGCCGGTTGGGGCAGATCGTAGATTGTGGCGCGGGAACCGGCCGCAACCTGGACTGGCTTCGCGAGTACGGCCCGGTCGTGGGCATCGAGCGCTCACCCACGGGCCTTGGGGTGGCACGGGCGCACGGACGCCTCATCGTGCAGGCCACCGTGGCGGCGCTCCCATTGCCGTCTACATCGGTGGACCTGGCCACCTCGTTTGATGTGCTCTATTGCCTGCCGGAAGCCGACGAGCGCGCGGCACTTGCCGAGATGGCGCGAGTGCTTCGGCCCGGCGGGTTGGCGCTGGTCAATGTGGCCGCGCTGGACATGCTGCACGGGGCCCATTCGACGCTGACGCGCGAACTGCGCCGCTACAGCCGGGCCCGGCTGCGCAGCCGATTGGAAGACGCGGGATTCACGGTTGACCGGATGTCGTTCACGAACTTCTCGACGTTCCCAGCGACGCTGGCCGTTCGGGCATTCGATCGATGGTCGGGCCGCGCGGCACAGGCGTCGGACGCGGAACTGCGGGTGCCGTCACCGCCCATCAACCGGACCCTGGACCTGGCGCTTGCGGCCGAGGCCCAGGTCATGCGCTACATGAACCTGCCTGTGGGCACATCACTGATGTGCCTGGCGCATAAACGCTGA
- a CDS encoding alkaline phosphatase family protein: MRYLRMLTNAILGGVLGAVYLAVVVLLINPQVPLFSRTSGQWFLALVAYYGLPLTVAVYLIILIREVLASRPLKPGWLSVRMLAWLGAAFAAATALVIWGNLQGFRAVLGELTAARMWSAAVAQTVIAVVLVGVVALRYSFGRSGTRAAGVLLTVTLIASVVVPLWFRGPGDLPVPAVPRATSPPPRGDTVLAQMGPRVHMILLDGASLSLVRERVAAGQLPNFGRILDRGAVMDLATLKPTQAEPVWAAAATGKYPSKSGVRSNAVFRIEADEDDPVDLLPDYCFAYGLIQQGYVIEGAATAESVRARTFWDIAADYGFASGIVRWPLTYPARLSRGYLISDRFHRGTSSPLRLADARAGVPSSAVEIAREVFDAEEFSGWASADSPVTPPAEVEADGGLPARWDRVYRDVARRLEPQFAPRVTALRYQGIDPLSHQHWGSAGPGRPARVTPEAAAGVALLDAYYDEIDADIGRVIDRQAPGDLLLVVSGFGMERVSLSKRLLARLLRQADPTGSHEGAPDGFIIAHGSQVFHAELPRGAIVDVAPTVLYYLGLPVGRDMDGFARSDMFVRSFRREHPVTYISTHER, translated from the coding sequence ATGCGCTACCTGAGGATGTTGACCAACGCCATACTCGGTGGCGTACTCGGCGCGGTCTATCTCGCGGTGGTCGTCCTCCTGATCAATCCGCAGGTCCCGCTGTTTTCCCGAACATCCGGCCAGTGGTTTCTGGCTCTGGTGGCGTATTACGGGCTGCCTCTGACGGTGGCTGTGTATCTGATCATCCTGATCCGCGAGGTCCTGGCGTCGCGACCGCTGAAGCCCGGATGGTTGAGTGTCCGGATGCTGGCCTGGCTGGGCGCTGCGTTTGCTGCGGCGACGGCGCTCGTGATTTGGGGCAACCTGCAGGGCTTCAGGGCGGTGCTCGGCGAGTTGACGGCCGCGCGCATGTGGAGCGCAGCCGTGGCCCAGACGGTGATTGCCGTGGTGCTCGTTGGTGTCGTGGCCTTGCGGTATTCGTTTGGGCGCTCGGGCACACGCGCGGCCGGCGTCCTCCTCACCGTGACACTGATCGCGTCAGTGGTGGTCCCGCTGTGGTTCCGCGGCCCTGGTGACCTGCCCGTGCCGGCGGTGCCGCGTGCCACGTCGCCGCCACCGCGTGGCGACACCGTGCTGGCGCAGATGGGACCGCGCGTCCACATGATCCTGCTCGACGGTGCGTCGTTGAGTCTGGTGCGCGAACGCGTGGCAGCCGGGCAGTTGCCAAACTTTGGCCGCATCCTCGATCGCGGCGCGGTCATGGACCTCGCCACGCTCAAGCCGACGCAGGCCGAACCGGTGTGGGCCGCGGCGGCCACCGGAAAGTACCCGTCCAAGAGCGGCGTGCGCTCAAACGCGGTGTTTCGCATCGAAGCCGACGAAGACGATCCAGTAGACTTGCTCCCCGACTACTGTTTTGCGTACGGCCTGATTCAGCAGGGTTACGTGATCGAAGGCGCCGCCACCGCCGAGTCGGTGCGTGCGCGCACGTTCTGGGACATTGCGGCCGACTACGGCTTCGCGTCTGGGATTGTCCGTTGGCCGCTCACGTATCCCGCCCGGCTTTCGCGCGGGTACCTCATTTCCGATCGCTTCCATCGCGGCACCAGCTCACCGCTGCGGCTTGCCGACGCGCGCGCCGGTGTGCCGTCAAGCGCCGTGGAAATCGCCCGCGAGGTCTTTGATGCCGAGGAGTTTTCGGGGTGGGCCAGCGCCGACTCCCCCGTGACGCCCCCGGCCGAAGTTGAAGCCGACGGGGGCTTGCCTGCGCGGTGGGATCGCGTGTACCGCGATGTGGCCAGGCGCCTGGAGCCGCAGTTCGCGCCCCGGGTGACCGCGCTGCGATATCAGGGTATCGACCCGCTCTCGCATCAGCATTGGGGCAGTGCCGGCCCGGGGCGGCCCGCGCGCGTCACACCAGAGGCGGCAGCCGGCGTGGCGCTCCTCGATGCCTACTACGACGAGATTGATGCGGACATCGGGCGCGTGATCGATCGCCAGGCGCCTGGTGACCTGCTTCTGGTTGTGTCGGGCTTCGGCATGGAGCGCGTGAGTCTGTCCAAGCGCCTCCTGGCGCGGCTCCTTCGTCAGGCGGACCCGACGGGCAGCCACGAAGGTGCGCCCGATGGCTTCATCATCGCGCACGGCTCGCAGGTCTTTCACGCCGAACTCCCTCGCGGCGCCATCGTGGACGTCGCGCCCACGGTGCTGTATTACCTCGGCCTGCCGGTGGGGCGCGACATGGACGGCTTCGCGCGCTCGGACATGTTCGTCCGCTCGTTCCGCCGCGAGCACCCGGTAACCTATATCTCCACTCACGAGCGGTGA
- a CDS encoding dihydroorotase, translated as MAQATTAYVLKGGRVVDPRAGRDGHFDIRIENGLVAAIGKDLPLDGARVVDVPSGFVITPGLIDMHVHLREPGQEHKETIATGTWSAVVGGFTGVACMPNTDPVNDSASVTQFILKRAAEAGFARVYPIGAVSLGSMGDQMTEMGDLRAAGCVAFTDDGKPVATALLMRRALEYAGMFDVPIIEHCEDPSLKGDGVAHEGAVAAMLGLRGIPGVAESIMAERDISLAELTGGRIHVAHMSARQTMRAVRDGKSRGVRVTCEVAPHHFTLTDEALKDGAGYNTNLKMNPPLREEADRLAMIEGLRDGSVDIISTDHAPHHADEKALEFDRAPFGIVGLETCVPLCLDRLVHAGVISLSRFVELLSANPASLLKIPGGTITIGAPADLTVLAPDAPVTVRTAALVSKSKNSPFDGWQLRGATAATVVSGRVLYTNPTVPGAERFAAAT; from the coding sequence ATGGCTCAAGCAACAACCGCGTACGTGCTCAAGGGCGGCCGGGTCGTGGATCCACGGGCGGGTCGTGACGGCCACTTTGATATCCGCATTGAGAACGGTTTGGTCGCGGCGATTGGTAAAGACCTGCCGCTCGACGGTGCGCGTGTGGTGGATGTGCCCTCCGGCTTCGTCATCACGCCGGGGCTCATCGACATGCACGTGCACTTGCGCGAGCCGGGTCAGGAGCACAAAGAAACGATTGCCACCGGCACCTGGTCGGCGGTCGTCGGCGGGTTCACCGGCGTCGCGTGTATGCCGAACACCGACCCCGTCAACGACTCGGCCTCGGTGACCCAGTTCATCCTGAAGCGCGCGGCCGAAGCCGGCTTCGCGCGTGTCTATCCGATCGGCGCTGTCTCGCTCGGCTCCATGGGTGACCAGATGACCGAGATGGGCGACCTGCGCGCCGCCGGCTGCGTGGCGTTCACAGACGACGGCAAGCCGGTGGCGACGGCGTTGCTGATGCGCCGGGCGCTGGAGTACGCGGGGATGTTCGACGTGCCGATCATCGAGCATTGCGAAGATCCGTCGCTCAAGGGTGATGGTGTGGCCCACGAAGGCGCGGTGGCGGCGATGCTCGGCCTGCGCGGCATTCCAGGTGTGGCCGAGTCGATCATGGCCGAGCGCGACATCAGCCTGGCGGAACTCACCGGTGGCCGCATCCACGTGGCTCACATGAGCGCGAGGCAGACGATGAGGGCGGTGCGCGATGGGAAGTCGCGCGGTGTCCGTGTGACCTGCGAAGTGGCGCCGCATCACTTCACGCTCACTGACGAGGCGCTCAAGGACGGCGCGGGTTACAACACGAACCTGAAGATGAATCCGCCCCTGCGCGAAGAGGCCGATCGCCTTGCGATGATCGAAGGACTGCGGGACGGGTCCGTGGACATCATTTCCACCGACCACGCCCCGCATCACGCCGACGAGAAGGCGCTCGAATTCGACCGCGCCCCCTTCGGCATCGTCGGCCTTGAAACATGTGTGCCGCTGTGCCTGGACCGTCTGGTGCACGCCGGCGTGATTTCGCTGTCACGTTTCGTTGAGCTGCTGTCAGCGAACCCGGCGTCGCTGCTGAAGATTCCCGGCGGCACCATCACGATCGGCGCGCCTGCGGACCTCACTGTGCTGGCTCCGGACGCGCCCGTCACGGTCCGCACAGCCGCGCTCGTGTCGAAGTCGAAAAATTCACCGTTCGACGGCTGGCAGCTCCGCGGCGCGACTGCTGCGACCGTGGTGAGCGGCCGAGTCTTGTATACAAACCCGACCGTGCCAGGGGCCGAGCGCTTTGCGGCCGCAACGTAA
- a CDS encoding heavy metal translocating P-type ATPase: MSDACCGGDACSPAAPPPPAARLTATMAAGGAAIALGGGLSSLGYDGWAFALYALAIVLTIPGPARNAWRSVQRRVLDIHVLMVIAVVGALILGEWLEAATVIWLFGVSEWLESRTMARARRAIRDLMTMAPSEALVRRDGTVTTVPVAQLVLGDIVLVRPGEKVPVDAIVVSGESALNQAPVTGESFPVEKVAGDSVFAGSINGNGSLDVRVTRLAQDSTIARIVHMVEQAQAQRAPTQTLVETFARRYTPAVVALAVLIAVVPPVIGSVEALSLAGGEWGTWAYRALVLLVVACPCALVISTPVTVVSALTVAARAGVLIKGGAGLERLAAVRCVAFDKTGTLTDGRVSVTDVLGVNGASAEDVLSVAASLEARSEHPIGRAIVGRARDAGLDVTAGERFRALPGLGAEALVAASVAVIGSHRFFESRELCTDAVHARMAEIEASGSTPVFIGRDGAALGVIGLADQPRAGSTSVVQSLRDAGVEHVVLLTGDTRRSAEMIRKASGVDEVYADLMPADKVTLVQMLQREHGTVAMVGDGINDAPALATADVGIAMGAAGTDVALETADVALMSDDLSKLPFAVRLGRATVQTIRVNVAIALGLKLAFVALAALGLATLWMAVLADTGASLLVVANGLRGTGLLSRRSS, from the coding sequence GTGAGTGACGCCTGTTGTGGCGGCGACGCCTGCTCGCCTGCGGCGCCTCCGCCACCGGCCGCGCGCCTGACCGCCACCATGGCTGCGGGGGGCGCTGCCATCGCCCTGGGTGGCGGCCTCTCCTCGCTGGGATATGACGGCTGGGCCTTCGCGCTCTACGCCCTCGCCATCGTCCTCACCATTCCCGGGCCGGCTCGCAACGCCTGGCGCTCGGTGCAACGCCGTGTGCTCGACATCCATGTGCTGATGGTCATTGCCGTGGTCGGCGCACTCATCCTTGGGGAGTGGCTCGAAGCCGCCACCGTCATCTGGCTGTTCGGCGTTTCCGAGTGGCTCGAGTCACGGACCATGGCTCGTGCCCGCCGCGCGATTCGCGACCTGATGACCATGGCGCCCAGCGAGGCCTTGGTGCGCAGGGATGGAACGGTGACCACCGTGCCTGTCGCGCAGCTCGTGCTTGGCGACATCGTGCTCGTGCGGCCTGGCGAAAAGGTCCCCGTCGACGCCATTGTCGTTTCCGGCGAGTCCGCGCTGAACCAGGCGCCGGTCACCGGCGAGTCGTTTCCCGTCGAAAAGGTGGCGGGTGACAGCGTGTTCGCCGGCAGCATTAACGGCAACGGCTCACTCGATGTGCGCGTGACGCGCCTGGCACAGGACAGCACCATCGCCCGCATCGTGCACATGGTTGAGCAGGCGCAAGCACAGCGAGCGCCGACGCAGACGCTGGTGGAAACCTTCGCGCGACGGTACACGCCCGCCGTGGTCGCCCTGGCCGTATTGATCGCGGTGGTGCCGCCGGTGATCGGCTCGGTGGAAGCGCTGTCGCTGGCAGGCGGGGAATGGGGCACCTGGGCGTATCGAGCCCTGGTGCTGCTTGTTGTCGCGTGCCCCTGCGCGCTTGTGATCTCAACGCCCGTGACCGTGGTGTCGGCTCTGACAGTGGCGGCGCGCGCCGGTGTGCTCATCAAGGGCGGCGCCGGCCTCGAACGCCTGGCCGCGGTCCGCTGCGTGGCCTTCGACAAGACCGGCACCTTGACCGACGGTCGCGTGTCCGTCACGGATGTCCTCGGCGTCAACGGCGCCAGCGCAGAGGACGTGCTCTCGGTGGCCGCATCGCTTGAGGCGCGTTCCGAACATCCCATCGGCCGCGCCATTGTCGGCCGCGCGCGCGATGCGGGTCTGGATGTCACCGCGGGCGAACGGTTCCGCGCGTTGCCTGGCCTTGGCGCTGAGGCGCTGGTGGCCGCGTCCGTGGCCGTCATCGGCAGTCACAGGTTCTTCGAATCGCGCGAGCTTTGCACCGATGCCGTTCACGCGCGCATGGCGGAGATCGAGGCGAGCGGCAGCACGCCGGTGTTCATTGGTCGCGACGGCGCCGCGCTCGGCGTGATTGGGCTTGCCGACCAACCGCGTGCAGGCAGCACCTCAGTGGTGCAGTCGCTGCGTGACGCGGGCGTGGAACATGTGGTGCTGCTCACGGGCGACACGCGGCGGTCGGCCGAGATGATTCGCAAGGCATCTGGCGTTGACGAGGTGTACGCGGACCTGATGCCGGCCGACAAGGTGACGCTCGTGCAGATGCTGCAGCGCGAGCACGGCACGGTGGCGATGGTCGGAGACGGCATCAACGACGCGCCGGCGCTCGCCACCGCCGATGTCGGCATCGCCATGGGTGCTGCCGGCACCGACGTGGCGCTTGAGACTGCGGACGTGGCACTGATGTCCGACGACTTATCCAAGCTGCCGTTCGCCGTCCGTCTCGGTCGCGCCACGGTGCAGACCATTCGAGTGAACGTGGCCATCGCGCTCGGCCTCAAGCTCGCGTTTGTCGCCCTCGCCGCCTTGGGCCTCGCCACGCTCTGGATGGCCGTGCTCGCCGATACCGGCGCGTCCCTGCTCGTGGTCGCCAACGGCCTGCGTGGCACGGGTTTGTTGTCGCGGCGTTCCTCGTAG
- a CDS encoding winged helix-turn-helix transcriptional regulator — MSVAEVFKLLGDPTRVRMLDALSHGERCVCDLASLVSLSESAVSHQLRLLRTARLVRVRRTGRLAFYSLDDHHVIGLLQDTRKHVMEPSHSKRGHRE; from the coding sequence ATGTCGGTGGCCGAGGTGTTCAAGCTGCTCGGCGACCCCACGAGGGTCCGGATGCTCGACGCCCTGTCACACGGCGAACGGTGTGTGTGCGATTTGGCGAGCCTGGTCAGCCTGTCCGAGTCGGCCGTTTCGCATCAATTGCGGCTGCTGCGCACGGCGAGGCTGGTCCGAGTCCGCCGGACCGGGCGCCTGGCCTTTTATTCACTGGATGACCACCATGTAATCGGTCTGCTCCAGGACACGCGAAAACACGTCATGGAACCCTCGCACTCGAAGAGGGGACACCGTGAGTGA
- a CDS encoding dihydroorotate dehydrogenase, with protein sequence MADLSVKIGSLTLKNPVIAASGCFGYGLEYASAVDISALGGVAVKGLFLNEREGHAPPRIVETPAGMLNAIGLQGIGVHRFVKEKLPELRRLGVTTIVNVCGSTIDEYCEVTRVLSDAEGVGAIELNISCPNIKEGGIQFGCSLTGTYDVVSAVRKVTSLPLVPKLTPNVTDPASFARASEDAGADAISLVNTFLAMAIDVETRKPKLTNVMGGLSGPAIRPIAVRMVWECRQAVKLPIIGMGGIANATDALEFIIAGADAVQVGTANFVYPTLWADMIDGIDKYLDRHGIARVADLVGKMER encoded by the coding sequence ATGGCCGACCTTTCCGTCAAAATCGGTTCGCTCACGCTGAAGAACCCCGTCATCGCCGCCTCCGGGTGCTTCGGCTACGGTCTTGAGTACGCGTCGGCGGTGGACATTTCCGCCCTGGGCGGCGTCGCCGTCAAGGGCCTCTTTCTCAACGAGCGCGAAGGCCATGCCCCACCGCGCATTGTCGAGACTCCAGCCGGCATGCTCAACGCGATCGGCCTTCAGGGCATCGGCGTGCACAGGTTCGTTAAGGAGAAGCTTCCCGAGCTCAGGCGCCTTGGCGTCACGACCATCGTCAACGTCTGCGGGTCCACGATCGACGAGTACTGCGAGGTCACCCGCGTGCTGTCTGATGCCGAAGGGGTTGGTGCGATCGAGCTGAACATCTCGTGCCCGAATATCAAAGAGGGCGGCATCCAGTTTGGCTGCAGCCTCACGGGCACGTACGACGTGGTAAGCGCCGTGCGGAAGGTCACATCGTTGCCGCTCGTGCCGAAGCTCACGCCAAACGTGACCGACCCGGCGTCGTTTGCACGCGCGTCCGAAGACGCGGGCGCGGACGCCATCTCGCTGGTCAACACGTTTCTGGCGATGGCCATCGATGTCGAGACGCGCAAGCCGAAACTCACCAACGTGATGGGCGGCCTGTCGGGACCGGCGATCCGGCCGATCGCGGTGCGTATGGTGTGGGAATGCCGGCAGGCAGTGAAGCTGCCGATCATCGGCATGGGCGGCATCGCCAATGCCACCGATGCGCTGGAGTTCATCATCGCGGGCGCCGACGCCGTGCAGGTGGGCACGGCCAACTTTGTGTATCCCACGCTGTGGGCAGACATGATTGACGGGATTGACAAGTATCTGGATCGACACGGGATTGCGCGTGTTGCCGATCTCGTCGGAAAGATGGAGCGATGA
- a CDS encoding OmpA family protein — MLAAGALAVTVACGAKVVPPTPAPPPPPAVVAAPPPQAPPPQTPPPPPPVPQAAPVPTEDEVFASWTLDALNQQKPLDTVFFAYDSADLSDAGKASLQKNSTWMMRWTSTRVTVEGHADSRGTNEYNLALGERRAASVRDYLVGLGVAAARVSIVSKGEEQPTCMDETETCFQANRRGQFVITAK; from the coding sequence GTGCTCGCAGCGGGCGCACTGGCCGTCACCGTTGCCTGCGGCGCCAAGGTTGTGCCGCCGACGCCTGCACCGCCTCCACCACCAGCCGTTGTCGCGGCCCCGCCGCCGCAGGCGCCGCCGCCCCAGACTCCACCACCGCCGCCACCGGTTCCACAGGCTGCGCCTGTGCCGACTGAGGACGAGGTGTTTGCGAGCTGGACGCTGGACGCGCTGAATCAGCAGAAGCCGCTCGATACAGTGTTTTTCGCGTACGACAGCGCGGACTTGAGCGACGCCGGCAAGGCCAGCCTCCAGAAGAACTCCACGTGGATGATGCGTTGGACGTCAACGCGCGTCACGGTGGAGGGGCACGCCGACTCGCGCGGCACGAACGAATACAACCTCGCGCTCGGCGAGCGCCGTGCGGCGTCCGTGCGCGACTACCTCGTGGGCCTGGGCGTGGCCGCCGCGCGCGTCAGCATCGTGAGCAAGGGCGAAGAACAGCCCACGTGCATGGACGAGACGGAAACCTGCTTCCAGGCGAACCGGCGCGGACAGTTCGTAATCACGGCAAAATAA
- a CDS encoding dihydroorotate dehydrogenase electron transfer subunit — MPVDIPAAVIGNTRLTPEYNVLSLAAPGVAEHAAPGQFVMVKTAPGLDPLLRRPFSIFEILRDASGAPVGISLLNKRVGVGTSLLYDARDGDRIDCLGPLGKPFEPVDPPAEAWMVAGGVGLAPFATLAQALAARGTSMTLFYGGRSATDLFHESFFTGLGATLVITTEDGSRGERGRVTLPLERALAARAANQPVTLYACGPTPMMRAVADLGATHARPTFVSLEPVMGCGMGGCYSCVVRVTRPGGTHFVRSCIEGPVFDAASVVWDALKGGHH, encoded by the coding sequence ATGCCTGTTGATATCCCAGCCGCAGTGATTGGCAACACGCGGCTGACACCCGAGTACAACGTATTGTCGTTGGCCGCCCCTGGCGTGGCCGAACACGCCGCCCCCGGACAGTTCGTCATGGTGAAGACCGCACCCGGCCTGGACCCATTGCTGCGGCGGCCGTTTTCGATCTTCGAGATCCTGCGCGACGCGTCGGGCGCGCCCGTGGGTATCAGCCTCCTGAACAAACGTGTGGGTGTCGGCACGTCGCTGCTCTACGACGCGCGCGATGGCGATCGCATCGACTGCCTGGGTCCGCTCGGCAAACCGTTTGAGCCGGTTGACCCACCTGCAGAAGCGTGGATGGTGGCCGGCGGCGTCGGCTTGGCGCCCTTTGCCACGCTGGCCCAGGCGCTGGCGGCACGCGGCACGTCCATGACGCTCTTCTACGGCGGACGAAGCGCGACAGACCTGTTCCACGAATCGTTTTTTACCGGTCTCGGCGCGACGCTGGTGATCACAACCGAAGATGGCAGTCGCGGCGAACGCGGGCGCGTGACCCTGCCGCTCGAACGCGCGCTTGCGGCGCGCGCAGCCAACCAGCCGGTCACGCTGTACGCGTGCGGGCCAACCCCGATGATGCGCGCCGTGGCAGACCTTGGCGCCACGCACGCACGGCCCACGTTCGTCTCGCTCGAACCCGTGATGGGTTGCGGCATGGGCGGGTGCTACAGCTGCGTGGTGCGGGTGACGCGGCCCGGCGGCACTCATTTCGTCCGCTCGTGTATTGAGGGTCCCGTGTTTGATGCGGCCTCAGTCGTGTGGGACGCGCTGAAAGGGGGGCACCACTAA
- a CDS encoding PilZ domain-containing protein, whose amino-acid sequence MMPDKIILIAHRDADVRHRFSSALAEARHTPVMAATAAAADLAARDSARPVSLALIDAGLREDAPSWILTLRGDMARPVLVFAGSVASSADARALLAVPIAGYINEHASPAQILPALAPHLFPASFDRRLSVRVPLGIPVSYRAGQTIATAVTLNLGRGGLAVRTLSPLSPGTLVDVKFRVPGRSEIEARGRVVWSDRAAGMGIQFEFMSASDQQVIDGLTGNS is encoded by the coding sequence ATGATGCCGGACAAGATTATTCTGATCGCGCATCGCGATGCCGATGTGCGCCACCGATTTTCCTCGGCGCTGGCCGAGGCACGTCACACGCCCGTCATGGCGGCCACTGCGGCGGCGGCCGACCTGGCCGCGCGGGATTCGGCCCGGCCCGTCAGCCTGGCGCTGATTGATGCGGGCCTGCGCGAAGACGCGCCGTCGTGGATTCTTACGCTGCGCGGAGACATGGCGCGGCCGGTACTCGTGTTTGCGGGCAGTGTGGCGTCGTCGGCCGACGCCCGCGCGCTGCTGGCCGTCCCGATCGCCGGCTACATCAACGAACATGCGTCACCGGCCCAGATTTTACCCGCGCTCGCGCCCCATCTGTTTCCAGCCAGCTTCGATCGCCGACTGAGCGTGCGAGTGCCCTTGGGCATTCCGGTGTCGTATCGCGCCGGCCAGACGATTGCGACGGCTGTCACGCTGAACCTTGGCCGGGGCGGCCTGGCCGTTCGCACGCTGAGTCCCCTCAGTCCGGGGACCCTGGTCGACGTGAAGTTCAGAGTGCCGGGCAGGTCCGAGATCGAAGCGCGCGGCCGCGTGGTGTGGTCCGACCGCGCGGCCGGCATGGGCATTCAGTTCGAGTTCATGTCGGCGAGCGACCAGCAGGTCATTGACGGACTGACCGGAAATTCGTAG
- the pyrR gene encoding bifunctional pyr operon transcriptional regulator/uracil phosphoribosyltransferase PyrR, producing the protein MPIVMDADRVGRSLMRIAHEILERNRGADNLALIGIRARGVPLAERLAANLKTAGGQDVPTGSLDITLYRDDLMKHQVGPQPILRRTDIPFSIDGRTIILVDDVLYTGRTIRAALDALIDFGRPNAIQLVVLVDRGHRELPIRADYVGRNVPTSRQQSVQVRLLEIDGRDEVEVDEVEGAS; encoded by the coding sequence ATGCCTATCGTGATGGATGCCGACCGCGTCGGGCGAAGCCTGATGCGTATCGCGCACGAAATTCTCGAACGCAATCGCGGTGCCGATAACCTGGCCCTCATTGGGATCCGTGCCCGTGGTGTGCCGCTCGCCGAACGGTTGGCCGCGAATCTCAAAACCGCCGGCGGCCAGGACGTGCCCACCGGCTCCCTCGACATCACCCTGTACCGCGATGACCTGATGAAACATCAGGTGGGGCCCCAGCCGATTCTGCGGCGCACCGACATTCCGTTTTCAATCGACGGCCGCACCATCATCCTGGTCGACGACGTGCTGTACACGGGGCGGACGATTCGCGCCGCCCTCGATGCGCTCATCGACTTCGGCCGGCCCAATGCCATCCAGTTGGTCGTCCTGGTAGACCGCGGCCATCGCGAACTGCCGATTCGAGCCGACTACGTCGGTCGTAACGTGCCGACCTCGCGTCAGCAGAGCGTGCAAGTCAGGCTGCTCGAGATCGACGGTCGCGACGAAGTGGAAGTAGACGAAGTGGAAGGTGCGTCATGA